The genomic window AACAAAGTGCACTTTTTTGGGATTAATTGTATTTTTTTATTGACAGATTATAGTAGTATACAGTATAATTATTATAGAAAATAAATAATATAATATAAATGGGAAGGGTGAGCATTGTGAAAAAATTTTTAATGACAGCACTAGTTTTATTATCTACAGTAACTTTTGCATCTGAAGTAAAAGAAGGAACTGGATTAGGATATGCAGATGATATAAAGGTAGCAGTAACTATGGAAGGGGATAAAATAGTTGCAATCGAAGTAAAAGAAAACAACGATACTCCAGGAATAGCAAATCCAGCGATTGAGCAATTAACAAAAAAAGTTTTAGAAGCTCAAACATCTAAAGTTGATACGGTAGCAGGAGCAACATATACATCTGAAGGATTCTTAGAAGCTGTAAATAACGCAACAGGAAAGTAATTAACTATAAAAGCTGAGATTTTTATCTCAGCTTTTTTTTTAAATAAAAATAGGGGAGAAACAATGAAAAAGAGTCAATTAGTATTATTAGGAATAATGGCAGTATCAAGTTTAAATTATGCAAACGATCAGATGATAAGAAGAAATAAAAAAGGGATGATAAAATCTCATGATGAACTAGTAGGAGTAGATACATACAACTTTCATGAAGAAGAAAGAGCTAAGAAAAAAGGCGCTATAGGTCTAGTTGAAATTGGAATGGATACAATGATATATGAAAGATCTTTAGATGAGAAAAATAGAGTGGAACCATATTTGGGATTTGAACTGTTCCCATTTGAAAATTCCAACTTTTATATAGATGGAAAAACGTCATATAGACATGAATATACATCAACAGAAAAAAGATACAATAAAACAATGGTTGAATTGTATGCTGGATCAATATATAGAACAGGAAAGTTCTTTTTAAACTATAAATTTGGACTTAGACATGATGAGCTTAAACATACAAAAATTCAAAATTCAACAACATTAAGATTTATTCCAAAAGCAACATATGATTTTACAGATAAATTCGGGTGGTATTTAAAAGGAGCTGTAGGTCATGCTAAGGTTCAAGGAGATGAAAGGGATTTCGTCACTAAAGATTTCAATTTGCCATTTGAAAACTCTAATTATGTAAATAGAATAGAGAGTGGTTTAAGTTATAGAATAAATGAAACTAAGCTATCTTTAGGGGTTGTTAATAAGTCTGAAGAAGAATATGCAGGAGAAAATATAAGATGGACTTATTTAGCAAAAATAGATTATAATTTATGGACAACAAATATTTTGCAAATAAGACCTTATGCTTGGGGATTTTTAAATCCTGAAGTTAAAACTGGAGGAAATAATAATAAAACAACAATTTATAATGAGTTAGGAGCAATGGTAGGGACAAGAGTTATCTATAATCCTAGAGTTGATTTATCATTAACAGCAGACGTTGTCTATATAGCTCAATATAAAAACGTATCTAACGATGGATCAGGTGGAGGAAGTGGGACAGGTTCTGGTTCAGGAACTCCAGGTTCAGGAGGCGGTAATGGTTCTGGCGGTGGTAACGGTGGAGGAAACAAACCCAAAGCAGTTACACCAGGTTCTGGTGGAGGAAATAATAGTGTTAAAAGAAGTGTAGAAGATTCAGTTGTTATAAGATTAGGATTTAAAAAGTATTTCTAAAAAAAATTGATAAATTTTGTTATAATAGCATTATAAAATTTAAGAGGTGCTAATGATGAAAAAATTATTGATAGTTGAAGATGAAAAGGAAATGGCTCTCTCTTTAGAGAGTCATTTTTCGGTTTTGGATGTAGAGATAAGAATAGCTGCAGATGGAGAAGAAGCATTAGAAATATTTCATAGTTATCAACCTGATTTGATATTATTAGATATAAATTTACCTAAAAAAAATGGTTGGGAAGTTTGTGAATCTATAAGAAAATGTTCGGATGTAAATATAATAATGATGACAGCTAGAGATTCAGAATTAGATGAAATTCATGGACTAGAGATAGGAGCAGATGACTATATTATAAAACCGTTTAGCATGAATGTACTAATAACAAAGGTAAAAAAAGTTTTAAAATTAAATCCACAAACAATCTATAGATATAAAGAATTGCATTATTGCTTTAAAGATACGATTTTAAAAGTCGAAGGAGAAAGAATAGATCTTTCATCACGAGAAAAAGATTTATTAGAATATTTTATAAAAAATAAGAATACCCCTTTAAGCAGAAGCAATATTTTGCTTGAAATTTGGGGAATAGAAAACGATTTTGATGAAAGAGCATCAGATACACTTGTAAAAAGACTAAGAAAAAAATTGAAAAATTATGATTTTTTAATTGGAACAGTTAGGGGAGTGGGATATATATTTGAAGAGAACTAGTTCGAGTATTTCAAAAAAAATGTTTTTTTATTCGGTAGGAATAATCATAGTTGCGATGTTAGTGAGTTATGGATTCAATATATTTTTTTTAGATTTATATTATAAAAGAGAGATAAAGAAAGATTTCCCTGAAATAGCAATAAGAATTGAAAGATATCTTGAAAAAAATGAGACAGAAACATTAGAAAAATATATAAAATTATTAAGAGAAAAAAATGGAATAACAATTTTAATAATGGAAGAAAATGAGAAAAAATGGAATAATTCTAGAGGGGGATCTGGAAAAGGATTTTCTTTAGAAAATTTAAAAAGTGAAGAGTTCATAATAAAAAAACAAAGAGAAACAGAAGCAGAAATAATAGTCTACAATAGGAAGGTCTTAAATAATAGGTGGATTTCTGTAAGAACATCTTTATCGGTTTTGGACTACTATAAAAATGAGATGGGTTATTTTAATATTTTAGGAACAGTTATAGCAATATTAATCTCTTTGATATGTAGTAGAATTTTTTCAAAAAAAGTTATAGAGGATATAGAAAGACTTAGTAGAAAAGCAGAAGACATATCAAATTTAAAATTCGATAAAAATAATTTAGTAGAAAGAGATGATGAACTAGGAAAATTGGGTAAAAATCTGGAGAAAATGAGCTTTAAATTGGAGAAGTCTATTAAAGATTTGGAATCATTTGTTTCAAATAGTTCCCATGAACTAAAAACACCAATAGCTATAATATCTTCAAATGCTGAATTGTTGATAAAAGAAGATATAGAAAATAAGAGGTTACAAGAAAAATGCAGAGTAATATTGAGAGAAAGCTTTTATATGAAAGAGTTGATTTCAAAGTTGCTAACATTGTCTAAAATAGGTTCTTTGACAACATTGGAAAAAAAATCTATAAATTTGGAAGAGTTAATAAAAGGAATATTAGAAAGGTATGACTATATAGAGTTTTCTAAAAATTTAGAAATAAAGTTAAATGGACTCAATGAAAATATAGTTGTAGATAAAGATTTTTTTTCAATTGCCCTAGAAAATATAATTCACAATGCATTAAAATATTCAGAACAAGATAGTGTTGTTAAGATAAATTATAATAAAAATTTATTAGAAATTGAAAATGAAGCAAAAAATATAAAGAATATAAATTTAAATCTGATATTTGAACCTTTTTCAAGAGGAGAAAATGGTGTAAGAGAAGAAGGAACAGGTTTAGGTCTCACATTAGTAAAGAAAATTTTAGATATGAATAAAATTAAATATGAAGTAAAGTTAAATGAAAAAGTATTTAAATTTATATTGAATATAAATTAAACTCGAGATATATTTCTCGAGTTTTTTATATTATTATAAGAAAGGTAACCAAGTTGTATAATGGTGTATAGCATATGCAAAAACTGTATCATAGTATTTCCAAGTTAAATAAAGACAAAATATAGAAAAAGTTATACACCTGCTATTTTTATTTTTAATTTTTGTTAAAAGATATGGAATCATAGTAATTATACCAATTCTAAAGAATTCTAAAAATCTTAAAACTATAGCGAATCTATAAAATGAAATAAAAATAAACAGGGCTAAAATGTTTATATTGAACATAATATTTTGCTCCTCGGTCAAATTAGAGGATACAAAAATTAGAATGAGAACAAAAATTGAAAGTTCTAAAAACTCATAAAAATTTCCGTGCTCTATAATGTAAGAGTATCTATTTAATCGTTCGCTTAGTCCTAGAAAAGTTATGTTTATTTTAAATATTAAGTATGAAAAAGGATTGATAATTAAAGCTAGTGCTAAAATTCCTAGAATGGTTTTTTTATTTAATTTTAGATTCAATATAAAGTAAAGAGGATAAAGAATAAAACTAGTTTTATGGAATAAAAAAGCTAAAGTTATCAACCCAAAGTAATGGAAAGGTTTTTTTTCTAAAATATACTTTAAACTAACCCAAAATAAAAGAATTGAGATGTAGTTTCTTATAATAGTAAAGTTATGCCAATAATAAAATGTTGATATATATATTAGAAAAGAAAACGTAGGAATTGCACTGTATTTAATGAGTAATTTATAGATAGTAAAGTTAAAAATAAAGCTTAGTATAAGCAGAAAAATATTGTAGTTAATTCCCAACATCTTGAAAGTATCTCTTAAAATAACAAATAAAACTTCATAACCATATGGATTTTGAGATTGTGGAAGGTTATAGAAATATTTATAGACATGATAGTCATACCCACCTACATTCATTCTTGTTCCTGTATAAATTGACAGAATTAAAACAGGAAAAATTAGAAGAAATTTTTCATAATAATCTTCAGAGAATAGAAGTGTATAAAACAAAAAAATTGTATATATTCCTAAAACAAAAATCATAAATTTCTCACCTTTTCTTTAAGAAAAATAGTAGTTATTCCTAAAAGAAAAGAAATAATAATACCATAAAAAATAATTAAATAACGATTGTTTATAACTTCAAATTTTTCAGCTTTTATAATTAAAGGGAATGATTTTTGAGGATTGTCCATAATAGATTGAATTTGAGCTTTTCTTTTATTTGAAGTTTCTGTAGAGAGTTTATTAAATAAAAATTCTTGATTGAAAAGAAGTAAGGAATCTAAAAATTGATTAACATCAGCAATAGATTGTTCTGAGTTTAAAGAGTTAGCAATTACAGTATATGTACCTTCACCGCTGTTAAATTTTATATTAACATTATCTTTAGTTATGAATTTAGAGAAGATAATATCTCCATCCCCAGGTTTAAAATTTTCATATGTAATAGAACCATTTTTATCAAATTTGGTGGTTTTTATACTTCCACCGATGCCAACATAGCTAAAAGTTCCCTGTGAAGAATACTTAATAGGAGTTTTTAAATAGATAATAAAAGAGATACCAGTTCCTAAAATCAGTATAAAGATATATAAAATTAGGTTGTTTTTAATAACTTTAAAAATTTCATCCGATATTTTAATCTCCCCCTTTTTAGTAATTAGTTTATTGTCTCATATAATTAAGAATACTACAAAAAACAAAAAAACCTCTAAAAAAGAGGTTTTTAAATTATTTTTTTTAATTAGAAAGAATATTTTAACCCACTAGAGTAGAAGAAATTGTTTTTATTTCCATCTCCACCCTTGTCAGTATTGTCGTCTCTCCACTCATAGTTAAACATAACAATCGCTTGTAAATCTTTAGTTATGTTATAGTGAGTGTTCATACCTAATTTATCTCTGCTAACTTCTTTTTTAACACCAGTTGTAGAGACTCTTTCTCCATCAATTGATTTAAAGTAGAAAGGAACAAATTTTAGATTTCTAGTTGGAGAGTAGTGGTATCTAAATCTAATTTGACTCCCATCTACATCATAGTCAAATTTATTAACTCCACTTGTCTCATCAGCATAAGCTATAGAAAGTGCATGCTTTCTGTTGAAAGTATATCTAGCTCCACCCTCAAGTCTATGTTTATAACCATATTTATCTCCATTTTTCCAAGGATCTTTAAGCTCTGTGTATGCAACAAATCCTCTAGAATAAAGGCTCCAATTTCTATTGAATGTATATGTAAACTTAGGATAGAATCTATATTCTTTAGCTGAGTCTAATTTCTTATCATCATTATGGAAATCAGTATATTTTAGACCGATTTCTGGTCTAAACATAAGTTTTCCAAAAGTATAAAGATTTTCAATATAAAACTCAGACATCTCTCTACTTTGCTCTTTTTTATTTTTTGAAGAATCTTTACTTTCATTATAAACTCT from Cetobacterium sp. 8H includes these protein-coding regions:
- a CDS encoding EpsG family protein; translated protein: MIFVLGIYTIFLFYTLLFSEDYYEKFLLIFPVLILSIYTGTRMNVGGYDYHVYKYFYNLPQSQNPYGYEVLFVILRDTFKMLGINYNIFLLILSFIFNFTIYKLLIKYSAIPTFSFLIYISTFYYWHNFTIIRNYISILLFWVSLKYILEKKPFHYFGLITLAFLFHKTSFILYPLYFILNLKLNKKTILGILALALIINPFSYLIFKINITFLGLSERLNRYSYIIEHGNFYEFLELSIFVLILIFVSSNLTEEQNIMFNINILALFIFISFYRFAIVLRFLEFFRIGIITMIPYLLTKIKNKNSRCITFSIFCLYLTWKYYDTVFAYAIHHYTTWLPFL
- a CDS encoding HAMP domain-containing sensor histidine kinase, translating into MKRTSSSISKKMFFYSVGIIIVAMLVSYGFNIFFLDLYYKREIKKDFPEIAIRIERYLEKNETETLEKYIKLLREKNGITILIMEENEKKWNNSRGGSGKGFSLENLKSEEFIIKKQRETEAEIIVYNRKVLNNRWISVRTSLSVLDYYKNEMGYFNILGTVIAILISLICSRIFSKKVIEDIERLSRKAEDISNLKFDKNNLVERDDELGKLGKNLEKMSFKLEKSIKDLESFVSNSSHELKTPIAIISSNAELLIKEDIENKRLQEKCRVILRESFYMKELISKLLTLSKIGSLTTLEKKSINLEELIKGILERYDYIEFSKNLEIKLNGLNENIVVDKDFFSIALENIIHNALKYSEQDSVVKINYNKNLLEIENEAKNIKNINLNLIFEPFSRGENGVREEGTGLGLTLVKKILDMNKIKYEVKLNEKVFKFILNIN
- a CDS encoding FMN-binding protein; amino-acid sequence: MKKFLMTALVLLSTVTFASEVKEGTGLGYADDIKVAVTMEGDKIVAIEVKENNDTPGIANPAIEQLTKKVLEAQTSKVDTVAGATYTSEGFLEAVNNATGK
- a CDS encoding response regulator transcription factor, which produces MMKKLLIVEDEKEMALSLESHFSVLDVEIRIAADGEEALEIFHSYQPDLILLDINLPKKNGWEVCESIRKCSDVNIIMMTARDSELDEIHGLEIGADDYIIKPFSMNVLITKVKKVLKLNPQTIYRYKELHYCFKDTILKVEGERIDLSSREKDLLEYFIKNKNTPLSRSNILLEIWGIENDFDERASDTLVKRLRKKLKNYDFLIGTVRGVGYIFEEN